Below is a window of Sylvia atricapilla isolate bSylAtr1 chromosome 2, bSylAtr1.pri, whole genome shotgun sequence DNA.
CTCTTCCCTGATACTAACAGACTCCAAGGGAGTGTATCTATGTATTCAAGTAGTGCTGTTTGCTTTAGGTTTCCTTTATAGTGACTAGTGAGAGGGTGGCATTTCCAAAAGACCATTTAATGTAACAGATGATAAATTAAATCTGGTGATGCTGGTCTCTCTCTGCAAACAATAAGGGGAGCCCAAAGAAAATAACTCAGTCTGCTAAAACATGCTAAGAGCCTTACTCAAAGTAGCTGACTCTGTAATGATGAGTAAACAGCATTTTAGCACTGTTGAGACACTGAAAAGTCTCACAGAGTGTTACAAAACACTTACTTCTTTGTAGAATTTCTGTCTGAAGAAAGCTCAGCCTTGGGTTTCAAAGGAATTTTACCTGATATAAGACCATAGACTGAGGCTGAAAATCACAAAGTTCTGTTTCAATTCATATAACAAATCCACAGACAAGATGGGCATAGAAAACTATTTCTCTTGTTGAATTAAAGTCTGAAACTTTAATCACTacagttaaaattttattattttctttttctgtaggGAACAGcacttttatttccctttttacaCTTTTCATATATAATTGATCTGTTTGTAATGCATTCAAAGTTTAAAAACTAGAATCTAGGTCTTTGTTTAAACCTATGAGGTTTTGCACTCTCACTGCAGATACGTTTGAGTGTGACATGAAAAGATTTTAACACatctaattaattaaaaatatgagaagatatttttatcaatcactaaaaattaatttcttatgaAGCAAATCAgtggagaagggaggaaaaaggagaggaaaatgaaggaCTACTAGGTTGGACAGTAGAAGAAAGTAGGTCTGCAAAATAACAGAACGAGGAGAAGAGAAATAGCAAGTGGGGGAGAAAGAGAGCCCACAGCAAGGGAGCTACAGGAACCTGCTTGGTTCCTTGAACCAGTATGGAGTGGAATGCGACAatgcaggggctgaggggacagcagggagatgggaggGAATGAACATCCATGACCtgtcagaagggaaaaatgaggAGCCTCACACAGAGGAAGAATGACAATGTTATCTAGAACCCAGGTTAAGCTTTGTGCCACACCAACGCAGTTGCTTTTCcgttggccttttttttttttttttttttttttttttttttttttttaagggcaAAGCAGATTTGCCTTGTGATTCTTGCAGACATACTTTGGCCTGTCACATCTGCCTGCCACAATATTCTGTGCAGGCACATGAAAACTCATGTGACTTCCAGTTTGCCTCTGTGGGTTTTAGTGTTAAAAGGTGATAAAACTGAAGTGGATTTGTTTAGTGGATTTGACTACAATCCCGACATGAACAAATGCTGTAGTTAAAGCACAAGAGTGGCAGCAGTGGTGCACAGATAGATGGTGGCTTGCACAGGTCAGAACAAGGCTTGTGTTCAGACACCACCTGGGTTGATATTAGTGTACTGTCAGAGAATTGCCTCAGAAACAGGACTGCCTGACAGTGGTTCACTAGGGCAAACTGCCCTAAAACTGGGGGACAATCAACACTGAAGCTCTTAGTGATTGCCTCTTTGAAGGCAATTTTTGAATTAACATTGCATCTTATCACCTTGTTTAGTATATGACATGGTTGATGTGCAAGCTGATAAACCCTTCTCAAATTAACTGATCTGTGGGCAGAGACACTGATCCACTTGctacagcaaacaaacaaacaaactttcttgtccttttttattGGGACACACAGGGGAGTTCTCTCCCATGGGGGACCTGGGAGTCAGAATGGTGGGACCAGTTGAAATGCATCTCTCCTCTAACTGGGTAAGGTGCATGGCTCTGCTGATACACCTGCCTCCACAACACATTGTCTCTTTCATCCAGAATTATCCCAGGTCCCTGACAGTGCCTCAGTTCTACTGTTTTTGCTACTGTTCTCCTTACTGTTCAACCTGCCATTCTCCCTCTCACCTCACTTTTCTTCCAAaccaaacattttatttgtacCCTATTACTAGCTCTTGGATAAGCATTTAGTAATGACAAAACAGAAGTTTCCATTGTAATGGTAGTTTCAtgttcatttaataaaaattacagtagTTACATGATATTCAGgcagtaacattttaaaatttagttgGTCAGTAAAGAACAAGTTTCAAAAATGATCAGTTCctggtatttcttttcctcacttctctgtgtgtgtgcaaagaATAAGCATTCACATTTATAAAAGTACTCCTCAACAAGGAACATGTGGATTTCCACAGGTATCTCAAGAAggtaaaaaccaaaatatgctTCCCTGTGATACCACtctttgaattaaaataaacctgTTCTAACTGGAAGCTTTATTCTGATCTCAGTTCATAGTAACTTCACTTGCAGGACAAAGTTGTTTACTTTCAGAGTAACCCTTCATTCTGTGCAAGTCCCCTGAGCCAGGTTTTTACCCCAAGATTCTCCTTCTCATGACAGTTCACATAGGTACAGCTGAAATCCTCCTGATGATCAGGCACACCAGTtaaaaaaacttgttttctgaTGCTGCTCTGCCCACTCCCCAACCTCCTCACTTATTTGTGAAGTATATTTTCTTGCAACTCTGCTACCTTTTTTGATCACAGTCATGACCTCCAATTCACCTCCTGAATTGCTGCTACTGTGGTATCTgataatgcttttatttctgttgacAAAATATATCCAAGGACATAATTAGCCTCAGTGTTCAAACGCCTGCGTATTATCAAAAATATCAATAACTAAAACCCTGGGAAAATGCAAAGGAAGAACATTATTCTTAGAAATAGGAGCCATACAGTAATTTTCTGGGTGCTGGTGACTGGAGGCCATTTCCTGCCAACACCTCTCCAAGAATTCAACAGCCTCCTTgtgacagaaatgcaaaatgaaggTTAGAGCAGTGAGGAAGATAAGAGACAGATGAGAAGAGTTGATGTCTGAGGAATCAAATAATGCTTATTAAAGGCCTGTGTTAGGCTTCATTCACATGTTCTTGGAAACCCCAGGTTAGAGTAATCTTGTATTTCAAGATATTAAACCTTCACTCATTTTGTAATCTCTATgatctcttttgcttttctgtctctgcctCATTCACTTCTACTGCACTTCTCATGTCTCTAATACTGTTTGCAGATATGTCCACTTTGTTAATGTGATGCATTATGTATACAATGTTTTTCACAGATTTGAGGGCATTGTCTACACTTACCGGATCTTCAGGGAACACCACGGATATTTTAGAATAGAGGTGAGTAACTCTCATTAAATATCAAAAGACTGTATTAAGGatgatggattttttaaaaatccaaaattaaaagATCTTAGATTTATCTATGATTAATGATCATTTTAATCTATTGTCATTTTAGTTTGTGAtcatagatttttaaaaaaatccataaacaCAATActatagaaaatatttccaagttTGCTCTCTACTCAATTCTTACTGTAGATGAACTCAAAAAGTAGCTCTTGTGTTTGTAGACTAAGTGGCTCTGTTATTTATTAACCAGCTactttctaatttctttttgataGCACTGATGAAATatctatggggtttttttcttactttctccTGTTCTTAATGACCTTTTTCTACTTGAAAGTGCTGCTATTGCATGCAGCATCTCATAGGGATCTGGGATATTGCAATGATCTTTTGGATTTAAAGAATCTATGATTCCATGCGATTGTGAGGCATCTGAAGCGACAACGccaaatatttactttattcaACTAAAACAAGTTTTAGAGAGACTAATGCACCAATCAAATCCCCAAGCAATATGAAAGGACACCGAAAAGCTGGCTCACTCCTCTGCTTGTAGTAGCACAGCCAAGAGGACTGCCAATATGAAGCAGCATTTAAGTGGAATGAGGAAATCACTTCATAAAGAACACTCCAAGATCTCATATGCTGGTAATTTACTGCTTATCAAGGGTTTTGCCTGTGTATGAAAGACATAATTTCCCATTAAAAAGAATGGTTTGCTGACAACAAATACTCTGTTTTGGGCCTTAGCCACTCTACGGGAATTATGCTGTCATTCCTGTCAGCAGGTAACTCAGAAATTTTTAGTCTTTTCAAACCCATTCTTCCTTATAAAGTTTTGCCAATATTGTGAAAGAATTCAGTTCTTAAAAATTTTGAGTCGGATTTATTTGGGTTACTAAAATAATTGACTGAAATAATGTATTGATGATGGAGGAgaggttgtttgggtttgtttttttttttaaggcccAATTCAGCCATGAGCTTTCTCAAGTGCAGCAGGCTGGCCCCAACAAGATAAGCACTACCAGAGCTGTTCACTGCCTCCCTCCTTAGCAGGACAGCTGGGGAGAAGAGAACACAAGGAGCAAAAGTGAGGGAACTCCTGGATCAGATAAAATGCAGTGTAATAGGGAAATAGGTAAAGCAAAGTCGTGCacacaagaaaagcaaagaagttCAGCAACCCCTTCCCATCAGGAGGCAGATGTTTAGCGACTGCCCGGAAAGTGAGGCCTCAGCACAGACATAACCACAAACGTCCTCCCTTTTCCTAAGCTTTTATTGCTGAGTACAGTGTCAGATGGGGTGAGTAGAATCTTGCACCCCTAGCCTACTCCCCAGGGGAACCAAGTGCAAGAAAGAGACATCCTTAATGCTACATGAGCACTGTTCATTAACAGCCTAAATGTGGCTGTGTTATCAGCACTGTTTCTGTCACAAATTCAGAGCATAGTACTATGTAGGCTGCTGTGAAGAAAGTTAACTCATCCCAGCCAGACCCAGTTCACAGAGGCATTGGCACCCAGTCCATCATGAATGGAAGATGAAGGATGCagaaagccaaagaaaataAGTACATGTTTCTTTGTTAGCTATCAGATTAAGTGAAACCAAAGCTCTGTTCTCTTTTAATGACTATAAGTCTGCTAGTAGTACTGCTCACTGTCTGTCACTGCCCTGAAGTCACAGCACTGTAAAGATTcttgcagggctgagctgcaggaagggtTTAGTCCTGTCACATGAACTCACACTTAAACAACAGGTTTTTGCACACGACTTTTGCTTGCCAATGCtgatattttacaaaaatttgAGTTCTGTTTGTCACCTAGTTATTTAAAGGCAGCATTTTAAGTGAGTACTAGATATATTTTCCCTAAACTTTTGCTCTCAGACTAGAGTGCAATGTGTAATGCTGTCGCTCTTCAACACTGCTGTAGTGGATCGCGGCAGCACACATCTACACCAATAATTTAACTGATGttcttttggaaaacaaaagatgGTGAGGGAGGTTATTGGTGATTGATagagagacgggaagactgattcatgatcagaattcgattttactcaggttttccaagtcttatataccatttcagtgaggttaataatttctactacaataattaggttaaaagatcatacaagcaactcatgcattttacaacatctttatcgtagggggttgattgaatcttttcccttaaacaggttttaatgccatcttctcataagctcaaagttctgcttgtccttgccacggcatcctagtcaccagactagttatgctaattaagtctgtcttactctcagacttgtgtattcctACAGGAGGTTACTTTTAGTGCCATAACCATGACTATGAACAAGTGGCCCTAGTGTTTTAAGGACAGTGCAATATTCTGTCACCAAACCTGTTTACAAAACAGTTTCTTGGTAAATAAGAAACAACTTatcattctttttatttaggGGACTCCATGTGAAGGGAATTTGCAAACCCATTTTGTTATGCTTTCCTTACAGACTTCTGAAGGTGTTCCAGAGAAAACCTTCAAAACATTAACAGACTTAATATACACTTTCGAGAAGCCAAATCAAGGACTGATAATAAACCTCCGCTACCCAGTGAAGAAGCTGAAGGCCTTGCAAACAAGACAGAGGTGCAAGTCAGGAATGGACAGTGTTTATGAGGGTGAGAAACTCATCTCTgcctttgtggttttttaaagatttaaaaacaacattGACAGGTTTGTGGTGAATTCTTGCTAAATGTCTTCTTGCATGGACAGAAGTTTTACATCCTCCCTTCTCTCGGATGTTCACTGAAATGGTTATTCTTAGCTCATGGGTTACTTACCTTCACCCACTACaaatgaacaaattaaaattGCTAGAGATACACAATGATGAAAAAAGCTGCCTACAGCTTTCACATCCATGGATGTTGATGCTTCTGGGCTGAAGAAGGCTGAGAACCAGTTTTATCTAATGTGGTTCTTCCAAGGTACCAGGCCCTTGCGCTTCACTGAGGGTTGAGGCTGTCCTTTACTTTCAATGTCCAGGTTCtaagatatttttatatcaaAACCTTACTCAGTTACTTCTAAGATGGGTAGGTAAGTAAGCCAGCTTGTGACTTGTATTCAAACATGACTAATTGATAACAAGCATATAGCCCTGTGCTCGGGATCACAGCTTTGGAACCAGAGTTCAGCCTCTCATTGCTCTTCTGTTAATTTATGCTCATGAGTCTCTCAGGTGTAGCATGAGGAGATGATGCTTCTACCTGGCAGAATTATGCAAATGGATATAGTAAAGACAGAGATTCTCATAAAGCATTAGACTATGTCGTAAAGCCCCATGTCACCCTCACATCCCTGTTTTGAGAAGCAAGATACTGTTGGTAACTTGCTGGTATCCCTCACACCCTTCTTCATGTTCCCGCTGTACAACATTCAGCTGCAGCATCCATCAGGCCATGGGCTGCAAAATAACCCT
It encodes the following:
- the SH2D1B gene encoding SH2 domain-containing protein 1B — encoded protein: MELPFFHGKITRRTCEELLTKKKKNGSYLVRESESVEGALCLCVLFEGIVYTYRIFREHHGYFRIETSEGVPEKTFKTLTDLIYTFEKPNQGLIINLRYPVKKLKALQTRQRCKSGMDSVYEEVDDDGDYVDVLP